GATGTACTCAGTGGTCTATTTCTACAACCATCGTATATAATTTGGAAAGCTTTACAACTGAACTCCGTCAAGAATAATTGCTTGCTTCGAACAATCCACAACTGGATCTTCATTGTTATCCCGTTGGTTTCCTTGTTCCATCTTACACTCGTTACCCTCGAGAGATTGATAGCTATTAAGTTTTCGCTTCGCTACCTCTCCATACTTACTCCACGCAAAATCCGAATTTTGGTAGCAACGGTTTGGGTTTTTGCCTTGGTTACGCCCATAGGTTTAGATTTGGCCTCCGGGACTCGAGTCAGCCGCTTCTCCACCGTTTTTTTGGCTTTCATCGTCGTCTTCTGTATCTTATTTATCCTCGCAACTTACGCTGTTTTGTTCCGTGAAATCAGGCGACATCGTGAAGCTATTCAGACGCAACAACGCTCTCACGAAGAAATGGAGAGATTCGCTAGAGAAAAGAAAACCTTCAAAACGATTGTGTTCGTTTTCGCTGCTTTACTGATAAGCTATGTACCTATGGCCATAGCACTTCTTTTTAGACCAAGGTCAGGCTACAGTGGCATATACGACGTACTCCTACCCTGGGCCCGTACTTTTGCAATGCTTAATTCTCTCTTTAATCCGCTCATTTATTGTTGGCGACAAAAGGAACTCAGGAACGCTGTGTTAAGGAACCCTGTGGTCCCATCTCCAAGCTAAGCCTTTATTGCTTACTCTTGTGTGTAACCAAGGGAACACCGACAGCCCTTACTGTGGCTAACGTCGTTCCCATGATCTGTTCTTGAGGTTCTGGGAGCGAGATTCTACTCTCACTCGTATTAGGGAGCTTTTGAGTTAAGCAAAGATGACGAGAGCATCTTCTGAAAGTGAAACTTCCCGTTGATGCAATCATCTCTCGATTATTCCAATTCGTTTGCAAAACATTTACCAAATTTGAACTTAAATGCCATGAACGGTTTGTAAATGGAAaggtaaaatattaaaatttgtcaaatgctcacgtcgtccacacgagaacggctgtgaaatgtacaaaaatagtaaaaaaaaaaaaaggaacgtGCAAAGCGTGGAAAAGTAATGTTTGTGCAAAATGTTGCGGTAAGGGGCATACGTCCCGAAAACCTTAAAGTTCAAACCATTCAGtttgcatgaaattacaaaggcggTGCCTTATTTTTAGATCTTTCCAGACCCATAGTACTTTTCCAGCTACTGCTTAAACACACTGACGTCATGGACGTCCTCGCGCGCGACCAGTTGAACTTTTCCAGCCACTGCTTGAACTTACCGACGTCCTCGCCCGCGATCAGTTGTTAAAACAAggtcaatttttttcatattttattttatttttatggtGGCAAACAGCAATTGTAACAGCCTGCGCGCAGCCGAACCTCAGGCTGGTTCAAAACTCGGACTTAGGATGTCTATATAGGTGGTAAGGAAATCATAATAATCGTTACCATGGTCTTGGTGGTCATAACAAACAGCACGCGTCtgttaatttattattgttaatttattgTTGTATTCATACTGCTATGGCTACGACCTTAAAAGTTGTGCGTGTGAACCCTACACTAAAAATCGGAAGCCTGTAAATTGTGGAAATGTTGACAATTTGACTAGTGGGTATACTCGTTAAACCAGATGGCAACTGAACATGATAAGCGTACGCGTGATTTCGCTCTGCGGAACACTTGCAGGCAACAATAAGTTCTCTACTGCGTATGTGTATCTTTGCTTTttcttattataattatcattatgaCTTCTTGAGGACCCGGCCTTAGTCTGTCTCAGGTGGGCTACAATTGTAACAGCTACTGCATAATACTTCACATGAAAGTATAAAGAGAAGTATTCGTCGTGTCGAGAAGCAGCGaatgaaaagaaatggaaaTATTTGATGTTCGTTAGCGCTATCTTATCCGCTCAAAATTTGTCGATGCGACGAAGGAAAACAATTTCTTATTCATTCCGTCGCAATTTCATAGCCAGAGATGTCCTGAAGTCTTCACGCACATGCAGTGTGACTTTCTTCATCAATGAAACCAACCATATTATTGcataatttgtggcgttgtctgTACCTTTGTTTCTGCTGTCGTTGAAGTTCCTCGTTGTGTTTGATAGCAAGAGCGTAAGCTTTGGAACGTAAGCAGATTTGAAAAGCAATAATGTGGGGAGCGGGGGCGGGGAGGTGTTAGAatgtaaaaaaagaagaatcTGTGCAACCAATCTGCCCCTCCC
This genomic window from Acropora muricata isolate sample 2 chromosome 2, ASM3666990v1, whole genome shotgun sequence contains:
- the LOC136908814 gene encoding adrenocorticotropic hormone receptor-like — protein: MASITKKEGFFSNNELNSSSLHRQNETCSDRYESGVSNADLTLATEYSFLIAIIVNSIACPFTVLLNVLIIAAVVKTRRLRNNSNILLAFLAATDVLSGLFLQPSYIIWKALQLNSVKNNCLLRTIHNWIFIVIPLVSLFHLTLVTLERLIAIKFSLRYLSILTPRKIRILVATVWVFALVTPIGLDLASGTRVSRFSTVFLAFIVVFCILFILATYAVLFREIRRHREAIQTQQRSHEEMERFAREKKTFKTIVFVFAALLISYVPMAIALLFRPRSGYSGIYDVLLPWARTFAMLNSLFNPLIYCWRQKELRNAVLRNPVVPSPS